One genomic segment of Scyliorhinus canicula chromosome 10, sScyCan1.1, whole genome shotgun sequence includes these proteins:
- the LOC119972884 gene encoding uncharacterized protein K02A2.6-like: protein MAAMKVEEAMALMKAAVAKTSIEVGEQGEKRDQITVEDCILLWGARVIIPAQGRQAILTELHHGHPGVSKMKMLARSYVWWPGLDRDKAALVRRCQECQQGQRVPPAASLHPWEWPGRPWTRLHIDHAGPFMGSMFLVIVDAHSKWLDVHQVNMASTVSTIEKLRASFATHRLPEVLVSDNGTAFTSGEFGKFLKENGVRHIKTAPYHPATNGLAERAV from the exons ATGGCTGcgatgaaggtggaggaggcgatggcaCTGATGAAGGCGGCGGTGGCAAAGACATCGATCGAGGtgggggagcaaggagagaa aagggaccaaataacggTAGAAGactgtatcctattatggggagcccgggtaatcatcccagctcagggccgtcaggcaatcttaactgagttacatcacggacacccaggggtgtctaaaatgaagatgctagctcgaagctacgtttggtggccaggtttggacagagacaaagcagccttggtacgtcggtgccaggagtgccaacaggggcaaagagtgccaccagcggcgtcattgcacccgtgggaatggccaggcaggccgtggacccgcctgcatattgaccacgccggccctttcatgggctcaatgtttttggtgatagtggacgcccactccaaatggttggacgtccaccaggTAAACATGGCAAGCACAgtatcgacaattgaaaagctcagggcctcgtttgcaacacatagacttccggaggtattggtgtcggacaacggaacggcattcacaagtggggaatttggaaaattcctgaaggaaaacggagtccgtcacatcaaaacggccccttaccatccagcgaccaacggcctggcagagagagcggtc